In Topomyia yanbarensis strain Yona2022 chromosome 2, ASM3024719v1, whole genome shotgun sequence, one DNA window encodes the following:
- the LOC131679970 gene encoding uncharacterized protein LOC131679970, translating into MEKLIRERKSLEPRLKRVSDSVLKFKPETAEEVDVQTELDALHDIWAAYCSVHKRILDASANDEMYDDAIERLCQFEEAYITLKNRLLKILKVIKNRDSLAEMHSSSQNDVINQLAQQQAEFLRMMAARMAPVSGENSTAPNFTPAQMPSSDLKLPRMNLPVFCGNYLEWKSFIDLFQSMVDQNPSLKDSQKLYFLKTNLSGEAASLISHLKIEDANYAPALLKLRSRYDKPLEIAHKHIERFLSQPALTSASAHGLRSLHDVSDEVVRALQAMHREDRDTWLLFILVEKLDHETKQLWCQRAADMPEAEITLKSFLSFIESRSFALQSAHPARQRTVATYKPPVKPQYRGAATFVATNTSLNCDVCGKSSHPIYQCGKFMHMSTEERLATVSKQRLCRNCLRKHPGETCKSGNCRKCGLLHHTLLHNALEPPNFQQTPSTSYTAHASGNPAAQSLISALDLTTNIDASNVLLATVAINVLDKHGRPHACRAVLDCASQVSFISESFSNELGLDLVEADMDLEGISSTPAHADKCVQIIIASRCSDYRTTVPCMVLERITKTLPVKQANIDGWPIPSSINLADPLFHRPGKINVLLGIELFFQLLEPGKITLSTDDSFPTLQNTKLGWVVAGRYRDTSVLPQSKISTCFLTSTDESLCQQLRRFWELEEYVETSSHLSEEEKLCEEYFLKHTVRDASGKFTVRLPFLHPPSQLGDSRQMAEKRLSHIERKLHRNPQLKHEYHAFLREYLELGHMTLAECPAPKGSVYRPHHCVVKEASSTTKCRVVFDASAKTTSTNSLNDVLMAGPVLQDSLVNILLRFRLPAFVVTGDIKQMYRMVEIHEAGRDFQRILWRWSSDEPVSEYRLNTVTYGTKSASYLATKCVQQLLESHRQQHPTAVEKAEKGTYVDDVLTGADSEEEAILLRQQLSTIFASGGFYLRKWASNSAAVLDGVPAADLEMQTSIEINDTRTIKALGIHWQPCSDQFQFSNIPNKIFQPTKRTMLSQIASIFDPLGLLAPIVVKAKMVMQQLWELKVDWDETPPGELVQHWLVFVQSLSDLNSLQVPRRVIGTQGTSRYYLHGYSDASERAMGACVYIRAIDDDGNT; encoded by the coding sequence TGCATTCGTCGTCCCAAAATGACGTTATAAATCAACTCGCTCAACAACAGGCCGAGTTTCTTCGCATGATGGCTGCTAGAATGGCGCCCGTATCTGGTGAAAATTCTACGGCACCTAATTTTACTCCAGCGCAAATGCCGTCGTCAGACCTAAAGTTGCCTCGAATGAATTTGCCTGTATTTTGCGGTAATTATCTCGAGTGGAAGTCCTTTATCGATCTATTCCAAAGCATGGTTGATCAAAATCCATCGCTAAAGGATAGTCAAAAATTATATTTCCTTAAGACTAATCTGTCTGGTGAGGCTGCTTCGCTCATTTCGCACCTCAAGATTGAAGACGCAAATTACGCGCCTGCCTTGCTAAAGCTGAGATCACGCTACGACAAGCCGCTCGAAATTGCTCACAAACACATCGAACGCTTTCTAAGCCAACCAGCCTTGACATCAGCATCTGCTCACGGCTTACGTTCATTGCACGACGTTTCAGACGAGGTCGTTCGAGCCCTTCAAGCCATGCACAGGGAGGATCGCGACACGTGGCTTctattcattcttgtcgaaaaaTTGGATCATGAGACTAAGCAGCTATGGTGTCAAAGGGCGGCTGATATGCCAGAAGCGGAGATCACACTAAAATCTTTTCTCAGTTTCATCGAATCACGTAGCTTTGCTCTGCAATCAGCACATCCAGCAAGGCAACGGACGGTTGCTACCTACAAGCCTCCCGTGAAACCACAGTACAGAGGAGCCGCAACTTTCGTCGCAACCAATACATCGTTAAATTGCGACGTCTGCGGAAAATCATCACATCCAATCTACCAATGCGGTAAGTTCATGCACATGAGCACCGAGGAAAGATTAGCTACTGTCAGCAAACAAAGGTTATGTCGCAATTGTTTGAGGAAGCACCCCGGTGAAACGTGCAAATCTGGAAACTGCAGAAAATGTGGTTTACTCCACCACACCCTGCTGCACAACGCTCTTGAGCcaccaaattttcaacaaactcCGTCAACATCGTACACTGCTCATGCTAGTGGTAATCCGGCCGCCCAATCGCTGATTTCGGCCCTTGATTTAACCACTAATATTGACGCTTCCAATGTTCTGCTTGCCACTGTTGCCATCAACGTTTTGGACAAACACGGACGACCACACGCCTGTCGCGCTGTTTTGGATTGCGCGTCCCAAGTTAGCTTCATCAGCGAGAGCTTTTCTAACGAACTCGGCCTGGATCTGGTGGAAGCAGACATGGACTTAGAAGGAATATCATCCACTCCTGCACACGCAGACAAATGCGTGCAAATTATCATTGCATCCCGATGCTCGGACTATCGCACTACCGTTCCGTGTATGGTGCTAGAAAGGATCACTAAAACACTACCTGTAAAGCAAGCTAATATCGACGGTTGGCCAATTCCTTCCTCCATCAACCTTGCTGATCCTCTGTTTCATCGCCCTGGTAAGATCAACGTCCTGCTCGGCATTGAACTTTTCTTTCAGCTGCTCGAACCTGGCAAAATCACCCTCAGCACCGATGACAGCTTCCCCACTTTGCAAAACACCAAATTAGGGTGGGTGGTTGCTGGTCGTTATCGAGATACCAGCGTTTTGCCGCAGAGTAAAATTTCAACGTGTTTTTTGACGTCAACTGATGAAAGCCTTTGCCAGCAATTGCGACGCTTTTGGGAGCTTGAGGAGTACGTTGAAACTTCATCTCATCTCAGTGAGGAGGAAAAACTGTGCGAAGAATATTTTCTTAAACATACCGTTCGAGATGCCAGCGGGAAGTTTACAGTTCGGCTACCATTTCTGCACCCCCCGAGTCAACTTGGCGACTCGAGGCAAATGGCTGAGAAACGTTTGAGCCACATCGAGCGAAAATTACATCGAAACCCTCAACTCAAGCACGAATATCATGCTTTTCTTCGGGAGTACCTCGAACTCGGGCATATGACGCTTGCTGAGTGCCCAGCACCCAAAGGTAGCGTATATCGCCCCCATCATTGTGTAGTCAAAGAAGCCAGTTCTACCACAAAATGTCGTGTCGTCTTTGACGCCTCAGCGAAGACGACCAGCACTAACTCACTTAATGACGTGCTTATGGCCGGGCCCGTTCTACAAGACTCGTTGGTCAACATTCTTCTTCGGTTTCGTTTGCCAGCATTTGTGGTCACCGGTGATATAAAACAAATGTATCGTATGGTTGAAATCCACGAAGCGGGTCGTGATTTTCAACGAATCCTTTGGCGATGGTCGAGCGACGAGCCGGTAAGCGAGTATCGGCTGAATACAGTCACATACGGAACCAAAAGTGCATCGTATTTGGCGACAAAATGTGTACAGCAACTGTTGGAATCGCACAGACAACAGCATCCGACGGCGGTTGAGAAAGCAGAAAAGGGAACCTACGTGGACGACGTTCTGACTGGCGCTGATTCCGAAGAAGAAGCCATCCTACTACGACAGCAGTTATCAACGATTTTTGCTTCCGGTGGATTCTACTTGCGGAAGTGGGCATCAAACAGCGCAGCAGTGCTCGACGGTGTTCCAGCCGCCGATCTCGAAATGCAAACATCGATTGAAATCAACGATACACGCACTATCAAGGCCCTCGGCATCCACTGGCAGCCGTGCAGCGACCAGTTCCAGTTTTCAAACATACCGAACAAGATCTTTCAGCCCACTAAGCGGACCATGCTTTCTCAAATCGCCAGTATTTTCGACCCGCTTGGACTATTGGCCCCGATCGTCGTGAAAGCAAAGATGGTCATGCAACAATTGTGGGAGCTGAAGGTGGACTGGGATGAAACTCCCCCCGGTGAGTTAGTTCAACATTGGTTAGTGTTTGTGCAAAGCCTTTCCGATCTCAATTCATTGCAGGTACCACGTCGAGTAATCGGCACGCAGGGAACGTCGCGATATTACCTGCACGGCTACAGTGATGCATCCGAGCGAGCCATGGGAGCGTGCGTCTACATCCGAGCCATTGACGATGACGGTAACACATAA